Genomic segment of Leuconostoc mesenteroides subsp. mesenteroides:
ACGCAAAATGCCTTAAGTACTTGGACAATTAACCAAAATACTTAAAGTAAAAATTTACTGTAGTTTTGTTCATTAAATGTGACATTGTGTTAAAACCTTTTTTATTTTTATGAGACTAATTTTAATATTAATTCAATCATTTGTCAAGTTTCTTATTAACAAACTCACATTTTCCCTTTTCGAGGTAGGCTACGGCCACTTATAATATCATTCACCAGAAGATCGAGACGTATTTTAGTTTTTGCCCAATCATCGTTTGCTAGCTCATAAGCAACATTTTTTAGTTCTTTTGGCAAAGTTACGTCACGTAAAAATTCTGGCGAGGCGATTCGTTGTTCAATCACTAATGGATCATCACCTCGAACTTGCACGCGGTCAATTAACATATCAGGATGTGTGACCGTAACGAAAATAATTACAGCCTGCTCACCCAGCTCCCGAGAATATGTAATAGCTCCCGCTGTATCCAAAACAATTGTTGCATACGGGTTTTTCCTCCAAGCGCGCTCTAATGCTTCATATGATGAGCCATATTTATATCCAGCATACTGCACCCGTTCCAAATAATGATTTTTTTCAAAACTATTATCAGTTTCAAAATAGTAGGCCACGCCGTTCTCTTCCCGTTCCCGCGGGTGGCGCGTTGTATGCGTTACAACTCTCGGCATCCGATATGTATCTTGCAAATAGCGGGCAATTGTTGTCTTACCAACACCTGTGGCACCAGTAATTACAAAAACTTTGTTATTTTTCATCATTCAAATTCCTTAGTTATTATTGTATCGTAAAACTATTTGTAAAGTTCGACAAGTATACTTGAAATTGATAGAATAACTGGTGTACAAAAACTATTAAAAATTGGAGAATTATTATGTCACTTCTTGCGCGAGCTTTTAAGCGAGAATCTGTTGATAATTATTTGAGTGCAGATTCACATATGTCGCGGGTTTTAACAACGCGTGATTTGATTAGTCTAGGAGTAGGCACAGTCATTGGTACAGGAATATTTATTTTACCAGGTCACGAAGCCGCCGATCATGCTGGGCCGGCGGTTGCTATTGCATTCCTAATTGCTGCGATTTTTTCTGGCTTATCGGGTATGGCTTTTGCCGAGTTTTCAGCAGCCATGCCAGTTGCCGGCTCAGCGTACTCATACGGGGGCGCTATTTACGGAGAAATTATTGGTTGGCTATTGGGTTGGTCATTAATTGTTGAATATTTCTTAGCAGTATCAGCAATTGCAACCGGATTCTCGGCATACCTGAGCAACTTATTAGCTATATTTGGCATTCATATTCCCAAATATCTATCTGCAGGTCCAATGGAGGGCGGAATTGTTAATTTATTTGCAGTATTAATCATTTTACTCGTCGCTGTTATATTATCCCGAGGATTAAATACTTCAAAAAATGTTGAAAATGGTGCGGTCGTTATCAAAATTGTTATTTTAATCTTGTTTATTGTTGGCGGATCATTCTTTATTAAAACAAGTAATTATGTACCGTTTTATCCCAAAGAATTCCACAGCGGATTTGGTGGATTGAACGGCATCTGGGCTGCAACAGCAAGTATTATCTTTGCTTTTCTAGGATTTGATACCATTGCTGCTCATGCTGCTGAAGTTAAAAACCCACAGAAAACAATGGCTAAAGGTATTATTGGAACGGTTGTTGTTTCGGCTCTATTGTATACACTATTCTCCATCGTATTAACAGGAATTGTTAATTATAAAAAGCTGGGCGTTGATGATCCAGCAGCGTTTGCGCTGCAAGTTGTCCACCAAACACAGTTTTCTATTGTGATTACCATCGGTGCATTAATTGGTATGTTTACAGCCGTATTGGCTCTGATTTATGCGTCATCTCGTTTAACTTATTCTTTCGGACGTGACGGTTTACTCCCTCGTAGCCTAGGTAAAATATCACCCAAATCACATTTACCAGTCAATGCATTAATTTTGGCAGTTGTTGTTGAAGTTATCTTTGCCGGCCTTATTCCCCTTAGCACATTGGCTAGTTTAATTAATGCGGGCACTTTAACAGCCTTTGCTTTTATTAATTTTGGTATTCTAATTCTTCGTCGGCGTAAAGATTTAGCGCATGATGGTTTTAAAGTACCTGGCTATCCAGTTGTACCGTTTATTGCGGGTGTGATAAGTTTGTTCTTTATTACACAGCTATCTGCCGAGACACTCAAAATGTTTGGCCTCTGGTTACTACTTGGTGTTATCTGGTACTTCTTCTATGGCATTAAGCATTCTAAATTATCATAACCTAACATAAAAGGAGCCACCGCTCAATAGCGGTGGCTCCTTTTATGTCGACTATACTAATGGTGTTTTTCGACGCATATATGAATCAACTAGTCTTTCATAAACCCCTGGTTCAGCACTATCAAGAGCTGATCCGAGGATATCCATTGCCTGCTTGAAATTGTAATCTCTCTCGTAAAACATACGTGCTTGCTCGCTTGCAGCAGCCACACGCTCATTCGAAGCACGATAACGATTAGCATATTGTAATAGTTGTTCGGTTAGTGCGGCCTGATCAACGATTTCTTCTGTCTTTTCTTTTAATGTATCAATATCAGCTGATACAATGTTCAATTGACGTTGTACCTCATCCATATTAATCAAATTCGTATTTAATGACTTTGCAAGACGCTTTAATTCGTTTGATACAGCGTAAAAATATTCTAGATAAGCAACTGGTAAGCCCGGCAAACTCATCCGTTCAACAGCATTTTTAATGGCTTCAACTTCTTTTTGGTATTGTCCACCTAGCTGTCTAGCTGATCGGTCAGCTTTTTCTAATCCAGATATTTTATCCCAAATATCTACCTGCTGTGTCTCAATTTCTTCAAACTGCTTCAGCAATTTTTCTTGCTGAATCCGCAACTCACTGTATGATATCTCTTTAGCTTCGAGTAAATCATCATTATGATTAATTTGCTCCTCTGCCATATTGATTTGTTCTAATAAAGTACGTCGTGTTTCTAACTCTTTATGATTAAATTGGAAACTTTGACCTAATCTATCCAGCTCGACAGATAATGTCTGATTTTGCTCACGTAAGCGTAGCAAATCAGAAGATAGACGATCGGCATTTTTAGTAACGTGTTTGCGAGCCGTTACTTCCGTTTCCATCGTTTCGTACATGGCATCAATACGCTGTTCGATATATCCAGTTTGTTCAGTTACTTCCTTTAATTTCAAATCTGCTAATAATTTCAAAACTTGCTGACGTTGTGCGTCAATTGCCTGAAGTTCTTGCTCCACACTATCATTTAGAAAAACATAACCAGCTTCTATAAGCTTAGTGTGTCCTTGAGCTAATTCATTTAATTGGTCAACATACTTAATATTTAATTGATCAAACAGCTCTGGAATATCGGCCATCATTTTTTCCATTTGAGTGGTTTCCATCGCTAATTGCTCATAGATATCAGAAGCCGTAGCATGATCACCATTTTCAGTTAACTCTGTAAACTCATCATAATCGGCTTCTAATTGACTCAAAAACTCATCTAGAGCAGGATTAGCTGGCCCAAACTTAAAGTTTTCAGCAAGCAACCGCTTACGCAATCCTTCATACTTCTTCTTAAGATCGTTGATTGCCTCGCGGTGTTCCTCATCTGTTTTCTTTAAATCAAGCAGACCAGACCGCACATCTTTAATGGTAGTTTCTGTATCATCGACCATACCTTGCAAACGTTCTAATTCATTGCGTGTCTTAATGAAATTGATACCCCGAGCTTCAAAAAGTACCAAATTAGCTTGTTGATCAATTTTTAAAAACTTGTTATTTTGAACATCGTTAAAAGAACTCTCAAGTTTTTGATAGTTCTTTAAAGACTGACCTGTTAAAGGCAATTTTCGCCCTTCTACAAGTTCTTCACGAACTTTCAAAGACTCAAGCTGCTCTTTTCTTGCTCTGAGGTCACTAACTTTTTTGACGGTCGTTCTTTGCATCACAAATATTGCTAAATAAGCGATGACAACCAAAAGTAATATAATTGCTAAAACTGTAAAGTTAAACATATGGATAGTTTCCAACCTTTTAATTTTCACTTTCCATCTTAGCACTTATACAGTTGAATTAAAGGAGATTTGCCAAATCTCAAATCGTTTACAATTTTCTTAACAATTTGCTATTCCTTAATGATTCTGATATCATGTAATGAGTTGTTAAATTGAGTAGCAGTAAGTAAAGAAGCGCGTCAACAACGCCCCAAATCGTTAGTAAGGCCATAGCTACTGGCTCTGAGAAACGTCAAGATAGGCGCTGCACGCATCTGGTACTTACCCTCAAATGTACAGCATAATACATTTTGGAGGACATATACATGTCACGTTATACAGGTCCAAAGTGGCGTATCTCACGTCGCTTAGGTGTTTCATTGTCTGGTACTGGTAAAGAATTGTCACGTCGTGCTTACGCACCTGGTGATCACGGTGCCGGTCGTCGTGCTAAAATTTCTGAATACGGAATGCAATTGCGCGAAAAGCAAAAGTTGCGCTTCACTTATGGTTTGACTGAACGCCAATTCAAAGCTTTGTTTAACAAGGCTGGTAAGATTCGTAAGGGTACTCATGGTACTAACTTCATGATCTCATTGGAACAACGTTTAGATTCAATTGTTTACCGTCTTGGTTTGGCAACTACACGCCAACAAGCACGTCAACTTGTTAATCATGGTCACATCTTAGTAGATGGTAAGCGCGTTGATATTCCTTCATACAACGTACAACCTGGACAAGTTGTATCAGTTCGTGAAAAGTCAAAGAACATCTTGCCTATCCAAGCTGCTATCGAATCAGTTGTGGCTCGCCCACAATTCGTATCATTAGACACTGAAAAGCTTGAAGGTTCACTCGTTCGTTTGCCAGAACGTGAAGAATTAGATGCTGATATCAACGAAGCGTTGATCGTCGAATACTACAACCACTTGGGTTAATACTTTAATTCTTAGTTGTTTGTAACGTCACCAGATTTGGTGACGTTTTTCTTTTTTATAAGTAACAAGCAAAAAGACAGCTCAAAATTGGGCTGTCTTTTTGTACGAATTTTTTTATTCGTGTCGCTATTTATTTTTCCAGTATTTTTATAATCATATTAATTCCTTTCATTTACTAAGAATTGATAAGCATAGCGCTATAACAGCATGAGTCATGTAAAACCAGCCCTTTTCAAATAAATGAAATATCATCTTTTTTCAGTTTGTATGCAACAATGTGACTGTAAAAAATAGCTAGAACAATACCCTCACCTTAATAGTTCGCTCGAATTATTTTTTAACCTCTGCTAATGGTCTATCCCTTCGTATTGTTGAATGAGGACTAACAGAAATTTCTCCTGTGTCAGCGTGAGCTCGTGAACTAACGGCTAAGATAAAGTATAATAGAAGTATCAAACATTAATGGAGAAAATTATGGACGTCAATGAACGCTTACAACAAGAACAGCTTGGTAATGGTAGCCCAAAAATTAACCCCGATGAGCAAAACCGCTATCTTGGTACGTTCCGAGAACGTGTCATTGTCGCAATTAAGTTATCTCAATTGGGCAATTCAAACATCCAATCACAATTTGCCGCATCACTTAAATCGCACAGCATCGGTAAGGTTTTAATCGATCAACAACTTGCTGGCGACTATTTTTCAACGTATGTCGGTTTGGCAACGCAAAGCAAACATAGTTTTACCTTACTTTCTGACGCTACAAAATCTGCACATCAAGAAGACCCCATAGCAGTAGTACTAGCCGCTAATACTGCTGTCAATGTGGATAATATTTACTTAGGATAAACGTTCATGACCCAAGAACCGCTAGCGTACCGTATGCGCCCCACAAAAATTGAAGAAATTGTCGGCCAACAACACTTAGTTGGTGAAGGCAAAATCATCTGGCGTATGGTCTCTGCTCATCGACTGAGTTCGATGATTTTGTATGGACCACCTGGTACTGGTAAAACATCAATAGCTAGTGCCATAGCCGGTTCATCAAAATATGCGTTTCGCATGCTAAATGCTGCGACCGATAGCCAAAAAGATTTACAAATTGTTGTCGAAGAAGCCAAAATGTCAGGTACTGTTGTCTTACTACTAGATGAAATTCATCGTTTAAACAAAGTCAAACAAGACTTTTTGCTACCGCATTTGGAGTCCGGAGCAATTATATTAATTGGTGCGACGACAGAAAATCCTTATATTAATGTCACACCAGCTATTCGTTCTAGAACGCAAATATTTGAAGTTAACAGCCTAAGTGAAAATGATATCACAAACGCTGTTAAAAGAGCCATTGCTGACAAAGAAAAAGGTCTTGGGCAATATAATATTGCTCTCGATGATAATGCTATGTTACAGTTATCGCGAGCAACAAATGGTGATTTACGTAGTGCATTAAATGGTTTAGAATTAGCAGTTTTATCAACAAAACCTAATGAAAATGATATCGTTCATATCAGTTTGCCAATCATTGAAGAAACTGTGCAACGTAAAGCATTATCAGCTGATAAAAATGGAGATGCACATTACGATGTGATTTCAGCACTCCAAAAATCAATTCGTGGATCCGATACCGATGCAGCATTACACTACGCTGCACGTATTATCGAATCTGGTGATTTACCAATCTTAGCACGTCGACTTACGGTTATTGCATACGAAGATATCGGATTAGCAAATCCACCAGCAGCTCAGCGGGCAGTGACTGCTATTCAAGCAGCACAAACACTAGGATTCCCAGAAGCCAGAATTCCGATAGCCAATGCTATTATTGAACTTTCTCTCTCACCTAAATCTAATTCCGCCTATAAAGCAATAGACTTGGCTATTAGTGATGTGCGTCATGGCAAATCTTACGATATACCTGATCATTTAAAAGATGCACATTATAAAGGATCTTCGGAATTGAATCACGGTGTGAATTACGCATATCCGCACGACTATGATAATGATTGGGTAGCTCAACAATATTTACCAGATAAAATGACAAACACTCAGTACTTTGATCCTAAAGGCAATTCAAAAATTGAACAACAATTATTTGATGTCTATCAGACACTGAAATCACGACAAGATGACGGCCTAAGTTGAAAAGTCAAGTCTTTCAGTTAACGAGTTTTAGCGTTATAATACTATATGAATTCCTCAGATATACGCATTGCTACATCATCAGCTTTTTCCTTACAACTTTTATTTTCGGTTGGGAATTCAGAACTTAGAAGGTATGCCCTTTCATTCGGTAATCTGACAATTTTGATGAACCATCCACCTCGATAATTTCGAGGAAAATCTGCGTAGTGATTAACGGTATCAATTGAGTGTTCCAGGCTAGGCCTGTGCGTCCACATCTGTGGGCGCTTTTTTGTATAAATTAAAACCGGTGTCTATTAAGATGAAAGAACATACTATTAATTTTGTTATGAAAGCGCTATACTAGACATATACAAGAACGCATTGCATATTGCAAGAAGGGATGTTATTATGACAGCAAATTATCATAGGATTTTAGTACCAATGGATGGCTCAAAAGAATCTGAAGCTGCATTAACGCGCGCAATTGAACTGACGTTGGATGCTGGTGATGAAGGTATCTTGTCAATTTTGAACGTTATCGATACCCGTGCATTTCAAAATGTGGCCAGTTTTGACGATACAATGGTTGAAGCAGTTTCAGATGAAACACGAAAAAGCTTAGAACAATATAAAACACAGGCGATTGAAGCTGGCGTTAAAAATGTCGATTATCTAATCGAATACGGGTCACCAAAGTCGTTAATCGCTAAAGATGTACCTAACGAAGTCAATGCTGATTTGATTGTTATTGGTGCAACTGGATTAAATGCTGTAGAACGTTTAGTTATTGGTTCTGTTACGGAATTCGTGACAAGGTCTGCTAAAGTTGATGTCCTAGTAGTACGTGGCTAAGCTATTACCCATATAAAAAACATTACCATATCAAGTAAACTCGATAACTTCGACAGAATAGAAAATCTGTTCATCAAGCTATCGGGTATTTTTGTGTCTAACTATTCAAATAACTTTAAAATAATAATTGTCAAAGACTGGCTGGACCAGAGGAAGCTGTGCTCATCAAAAAGCACAAAATATTTACGCCTGTATGACTGGTTCAATTATTATTAAGGCCATTCACCAGAATTCAAAATCCTTATGTTGAATTGTCTAGAATCCCATCCACTGATTACATCAAATTACCGCATCAAAAAACTCAATAATTTGTCGCCAATTCAATATCGGCAACTCATCACTGAGTTTGATAGTTAATTAATTCTATTTTGTTTAACTATTGTGTGGCACTTCAGATAATGTAGTGCCTTTTTATATCCACTTATTTATATTGTTTTAAATCGACATCTTTTAAAGCAATTAGCTTCGTTTTGTGAGAAATTTTGTACCAAAGATATAAGATTACAAACAAAGGTACTGATAAGTAGGTTACAAATATCTTTTCCCAATTCAGATGGGCAAAACTGTTTGGATCTTGGCCAATGATAACCCCAATAGAAATTACTAACGCAAATAGTGGGCCGAATGGGAACCACTTAGCTTTGTATTTCAAATCAGACAAGCTCTTTCCTTGCGCCACATAAGCTCTTCGGAATCGGTAATGAGAGATAGCAATGCCGACCCAAGCGATAAATCCTGTTAATCCTGAAGCGTTAACTAGCCAAGTATAAGCAACTGATCCTCCTTTGGTATTAGCAATAAATGCTAATAACCCAATAGCAGTGGTTACTACTAAGGCTGCTACCGGTACGCCTCTAGATGAAAGTTTGGCAAAAATTTTAGGGGCATCCCCTTTGCGTGCCATAGCGTACAACATACGTGTAGAAGCATATGAACCTGAATTTGCTGACGAAATAATTGATGTTAAAATAACTGCGTTCATCAAACTAGCCGCAAAAGCAATCCCTGCATTTTTAAATACAATGGTAAATGGTGAGACAGCAATATTTTGTGTCGAAGAACTCAACAAGCGTGGATCTTTATAGTAAACCAAGGCGGAGATAACAAAAATTGCAAGAATATAAAACAGTAAGATACGCCAAAAAACTTGATTTATGGCCTTGGGAACTGACTTATCAGGATCCTGAGCTTCACCAGCAGTGATACCTATTAGCTCAGTGCCTTGAAAAGAAAATCCAGCAACAACAAATACCGACAAGATAGCCTGAGGTCCACCAACAAATCCATGATTACCAACAGACAAGTTTTTCATAACATTAATGTCAGAATGAATTACACCAAAAATAGTAGCTAACCCAGTAATCAAGAAAGCGATAATAGTTACTACCTTGATCATCGACAACCAAAACTCAGCTTCTCCAAAAGTGCCAACTGAAAAAACATTAATTAAGAAGATGAGTAATAAAGCAATCGCGGAAAATATCCACCCTGGTGTATTTGGAAACCAAAATTCAGCGACTAAGCCAACTGCTACAATATCAACAGCTAGTGTTATAGCCCAATTAAACCAGTAGTTCCACCCCATGGCAAACCCCAATGCTGGGTCAACATATTTACCAGCATAGTCAGAAAATGAACCTGAAGTTGGTGAATAAGTGGCCATTTCACCCAGCGAAGTCATCAAGAAATAAACCATCACCCCAATAGCTAAGTAAGCGACAATAGCCCCCATAGGGCCTGCTTGTGCGACGGTAGCTCCCGAAGCTACAAATAATCCCGTTCCAATTGAACCACCTAATGCGATCATTGACACATGGCGCGTTTTTAAATTACGCTGTATGTGTCCTTTATGCTCAGACATAAAATCTCCTTCTCAAAATAAAAAACCTCTCCTTAACAAGCAGGACGAGGTTTAAAAAGTCATTATATAATCACTTTTCAAAGCGCACCGCATTTCTACGACAGTCTAGTAACTCTTAATCACTAGCCCAAGGGTTATCTTGCCTGTTAACCCTTTCGGCAACCTTCCCTTTTACATGATTTCAACATCCTGGCGGACTCATTCATGTGACTCATGTTGGTTGCAACCTCTTTGACAATATGAAAATAATAACACACTTATACGCGCCCGTCAATTTCAAGTACCTTTTGCCAATGACGCGCTCTTTTATAATATTGTTGTGTACTAAACTGCCACCAAAAATAACCAAAAGTAATTGCACCCAAGCCACTCGTAAATGCCATGTGATGAGATTGAATGCGAGCTAACATAATCGATAACCAAAATAAACCAATGACAATATTAATTGTCACTTGAATTTTTCTCGACTTAACCAAATATGGCATAATAATGACCAATAGTAAGAGTAATTGTAACCACCACACCAATAATAAATTAGGTATTGTTTCACCTATTTTAGGACCGTTCTGCCAATGGATGCGCAAAATAATTGTAATCACCCATGTCAGTAGCATCGCAATAAGTTGTGTAATCACAAACCACCAGGCAGCAATTTTATAATTTATTAAATAAAGAAATGCTACCATGACTCCTATCAATGGCACAATAACCCAATAATGAGAAAAAAGACTACCTAACTTTAAGTACAAAGGTATTTTCGACGACAAAATGTTATTTACAGCAAAATCTACAGTCGCATCCAGAACTTGCATGAATATCATATGAAATCTAACTTGAATTCCTATAAAAACAAAAATAACACCAAAAGTAATCATTAAAATTTTTCTTAGCTTATCCGGTGGAATTAACATTATTTATCATTGTGATATTACGGATAAGCATATTTAAATTGCATACGCACAAATACAGTTTTGTGACGACAATAATACTTAATATGCTTAATAAACTCCGACTACTCACATTCTCCCAAATATTAAATTTCTACAAACTCATTTGCTTATAGTTCTTAATAATTGTAGCATTATATGAGATATAATTATAAGAAAAAGCCGATATAGTTAAAATTTAATCTTGACTTTAACTAGGTTCGATAACATTATTATCAGTTGGATTTTTTACCTTTGTTACACAAAATGGCAGTATATCGGTGACACTCGGTAACTGTCTTTATTTTCTTACAAACCGCCATATTTCAATGGCTAAAACAATCGAGAGACCGTTATGAAAAAAAATAAACAAACTGCAGTGAAGTCCAGAATTGATCGCTATTCAAAAAGTAATCACAAACTACGAAATATTACCTTGCTCATTGTCGGTTTCTTACTTATCGTGTCGGGTACATTTGCTTGGATGGCAATCCATAATACTAAATCAGCAATCGATAAAACATATAAGAGCAGTGGCGTCACTAAATCCCGAAACGTCTCGAGCGTTGTTCAAAGTGGAAAACCTTTATCTATTTTGTTATTTGGAACGGATACTGGTGAATTAGGGCGTACATACAAAGGACGTACAGATTCAATGATGTTGCTTCTGGTCAACCCCAAGACCCAAAAAACAACAATGATTTCTATCCCTCGTGATGCAATGGTTTCTATTCCAGGATACGAAAGTACGTTCCCTCAAAAGATAAATGCAGCATATGCCTATGGTTCAACGGCTACCGCTATTAAAACTGTAGAATCTTACTTAAACATTCCTATTGATTTTTATGCCTTAGTTAATATGTCCGGATTGGAAAAAATGGTCACTCAAGTCGGAGGCATTTCTGTGAAGTCACCTATTGACTTCACTTATAGTCAGGAAACAGCCCATGACTACGGTGAAAACCTATACCGCTTCCACAAAGGAAGCACAGGTTATGAACATTCTGATGATAATGGTGTCACTTGGTCAGCAACCAAGCACGTTATGACAGGCGATGCAGCCCTTGCATTTTCACGTATGCGTTACGATGATCCAGATGGTGATTATGGGCGCCAAAAACGTCAACGATTGGTATTAGAAGGTCTGATTAAAAAGTCAGCTAATGTATCAAGTTTATTGAATACAAAGTTTATGAATACAATGAGTTCAAATGTTCAAACTGATTTGTCATTTGGAGATATGACGACGATTGCTAGCAAATATATTAATGCAGCAAAAAATATTGTCACCGAACATATTCAAGGTGTCGGAACAAGTTATCCTGACGCTGAAGGAAATAACGTTTCATATGAAGTTGTTACCCAAAAAGAAAAGCAACGCGTGACTAACTTAACTCGTAAAGCACTAGGCTTAAAACATGCTTCCACCGGTTCAGCATACGGTGGTGACATACCGAGTTCTCTACAGACAATAGCCGATTCTCTCCGACCAGCAGAAGAATCACCATCAGAATCTGTCGAAGATTCTTCAAATTAACTAAAAAAGACGCCGTTAACGGCGTCTTTTTTATGTTTTCTCATTGACTGATATTGTGAGTAAGTCACGAACTGAAAATGCGTACATATAACACTATTTTCGTGTAAGTTCTTTACTCAGTCATATATTATACTTATGCTCGATTTAATTAAACTAATCATATGCCATTAAATCAATATGTATAAACAGTTTACATCTTATTCAAGCGACGAGATAGGATTATATAAACAGGGTAACCAACCGCGACAATTCCTATAGAAATTATAACACCAGACAAGTCGTGCATAATCTCAGAGATTTCAACATAGAGTGAACCACAAATAGCAATGATTGGTATCCAGGGGTACAATGGCATAGAAAAGCTACGTTTCTCTCCAAGAGAATCCTTTTTACGTAATTTAAAGACACCAACAAAAACAAGTATATAAAATAAGAAAGTCGTAAAAATCGCAATATCACTTAAACGATCTGGATTCGTAAAGATAATCATCAAAATGCCAAGAAAAATCATAAACCAAATGGACTTATTAGGGGTCCGAGAACGCATATTGATTTTGGCAA
This window contains:
- a CDS encoding LytR family transcriptional regulator, producing MKKNKQTAVKSRIDRYSKSNHKLRNITLLIVGFLLIVSGTFAWMAIHNTKSAIDKTYKSSGVTKSRNVSSVVQSGKPLSILLFGTDTGELGRTYKGRTDSMMLLLVNPKTQKTTMISIPRDAMVSIPGYESTFPQKINAAYAYGSTATAIKTVESYLNIPIDFYALVNMSGLEKMVTQVGGISVKSPIDFTYSQETAHDYGENLYRFHKGSTGYEHSDDNGVTWSATKHVMTGDAALAFSRMRYDDPDGDYGRQKRQRLVLEGLIKKSANVSSLLNTKFMNTMSSNVQTDLSFGDMTTIASKYINAAKNIVTEHIQGVGTSYPDAEGNNVSYEVVTQKEKQRVTNLTRKALGLKHASTGSAYGGDIPSSLQTIADSLRPAEESPSESVEDSSN